attttgggttttggatCTGAGGATTTTGGGGGGTTTGGGGTTCGAGCATGAGGAGGAAGGTGCCGGCGGTGGTGGCTCGACGGAGCTGTATTGTGTGGGTTTTGGATCTGGGGATTTTGGGGTtcgagagagaaagtgaggagaGTGGAGGAGGGTGCGGGAATGGGATTATgggttttagttttttattttattattattattgtttttaaataaggtaaattattataatattttaaatgcataaaaaattatttttttgccacatggcatAAATTTGGCAACCAAGTCAACTCTTAacggaaaatgtaacggatgtattatattgaaataaaatagtacatgagatatgaaagtgaaattttttgaagatgttgtatgatgttgcaatagacctcaaatctGAGGtagtaaagtgtaatttaccctaaaatgttttaggttttaattttatAGATGAAGAGTTCGATACTAATTTACTCATTCTAAACAACTTACATGATAACTGTATATCGTCACGTCGCGTCTTGGGCCAATTAAATAAAGATATTAGAATAAAATacttacatatatttttttattggtatGAGCACTATTCTAAAATTCCCACCTTAGCACTATCTAGGCCTGGCCTAGACGTTAGGCGCCTAGCTACTATCCCGATTAATTCGTAGGCGCTTGAAAGTTAAGAAATTGCGCCTAGACGCGTctgcctagaccgcctaggcgcccgcctagcccGCTTATACATGCCCAAATCGCGACTTTCAAGTAGACAAAAAATatacaactttcattttttaCGGTTTATGTATTCCAttgaaattatgtattttttaattataaacagacacttatttatataatttataataaatttacttaaattcgtATAATCTATCTAAATTCCCATCGTATACATTAAGCGGCAACCCACATGCCAACTAGTGACTAGCGTCTTTATAACCTTGGATATAACACGTTAGTGTAACAATGTACTTATAAGATACAACGCCTACAAGTCCTTCTACTGTCCCTAccttttattataaatatacgttaaaattaattttgccACCGCATCTTTGAAATCCTCCCTTCAAAATATCTGCCGTCCAAAAAGTTTCCAGATATAAAGTTACCGACATCAATTGCTTCTGCTTGGCACTTGACTTGCATATAAGTCCTCCTCTCTCCCTCTGCGAACTCTGAATCGTCGATTGGAAGGTATGCGTGAGTTCTTGATCCTGTAAATTAGTCTCTGTTGTGTGATACTCGTTGCTAAGGATATCGATGGTGATTTTTGTTTCCTGTTTATGGCTTTGAGTTAGAGAGCGTAGCTTGGATCATCAACGATGGAGGATAAGCAGCAACTGGCAGGCGAGCTTGTCACTAAGTCATTCACATGGACAATCAAGAACGTCTCTAAGGTGAAAACCCAGAAGCATTATTCTGAGGTTTTCTTCGTCGGTGATTGGAAATGGTAATTTAATTTTGTGCATCCCCTCCTGCTAATATTCCAATCCGTTCGAGGTTGTGTGTGTTTTGAGATGAATTGTTGTTGGTTTAGGGATTGATTGAttttattgtttggtttgatcaGGCGGATCCTTGTATATTTGAAAGGGAACAACGTAGAGCAGTTGTCCATGTATTTGGAGGTTGTGGATGCTTCGGACTTGCCATATCTGTGGACTAGGTATGCCCAATTCAGCTTGACTGTGGTCAATCAGCTGAGCAGCAACATGTCGATAACAAAGGGTATTTTCTCTATCGTTCATTTGGGTTGATTTCGCATTTACGCTTGCCTTTTTTGTCTGTTTTCGTTTCGTTTTGTTCTCAATTCAGCTTGGATGTGGTTAATTTATGAAACGGAAACTGTGATTCTTGCATCCGGTAATGGAGCCTTTGGTTTGATTCAGTCTCACACTTCCTCCTTAGAGTGGTTGTTTTTTATGATCGCAAATTGGAacctgattgtcatttttttgtttttttttttgttccaaaaCAAATGGTTACAATTTAACTTTGTTTGCCAAAAGTAGTAAGCTCGTTTTAGGATATGGGGCTTCGGGTGTAGTTAAAAGTTTTACACTTGTTTGGAATCACGGACTTGAGGGAGGGAAAAACTAAACTAGAGGAAGTATGCAATTTTGGTTCTTTTCGTTATCGGAAAAGCATTAGTTAGAGAGAAAAATTGTGACTTTAACGTTCCAAGGATCTATGGAAGGGAGGTTTCTTTTGTAGAAAATAATGCAACTTTGAGATCCTTGGATTCATCCAAGAGTTAAGATCCGAAGGAAATTCTATGTTTCCTCTTACGTGCTTGAATACCTCTACATGTATATATGGACTTGGGTTTGGTTGTGTTAAAATTAGGAATAAGCTtcctttgttgttttttttattagttctcGGTTTGTTATAAATACTTTATTAATTGTGTTTCTGTGATCCTTCATGTTTTGAATTTACAGAGACTAAACACAAGTTCAATGCAAGTGAGAGTGACTGGGGTTTCACGTCATTCATGCCTCTAAGCGATTTTTTTGATGGAGAACAGTTTGTTTGCAATGATAAATGTATTATTGAAGCCAAGGTTGCAGTCCGTAAGGTGGACATAAAGAATTTTGGAGACCAAGGAACTGACAGTTCTGCACCCAGAGAGTCGGAACCTTCAAGTGTGGATTCTGTGCAATTTCCACTCTCATTACCAGTTACAACGCCTACATCTGAACAGGTGCAAGCAAATGTGAAATCGGAACAGGTGCTTGCTTTCCAGGATGCACCAAGTTCCGGAGAAGTTTGCATTAAGCCTACTGATGTCCTTGTTAACCCTTCCATAGTCAAGGGACACGAGGAAGTGCCCCCCACACCAGCTGGTAAGCTCATGGATTTTAGGGGTTTAGGGAAAATAGAGAAAGCTTTTGTTCCACTGCTAGAGGAAGTTTGTTTGTTGCATCCGTCGTTGATTGAGTGCCAAAAGAAGAGAAGCCGTACGTATATTGAATGGGCATTCACAGCTTTAGGTCGAGTTTTGCATTTTCTGAAGACTACGAAGGTGAGGGACATGACCCCAGACACCTCTGAACACGTTCAACTTCTGTGGGAGGAGCTTGAGACTTTCAAATTTGACTTGGGTTGGCTGGAACCTTATGTGCAAGCTGCTCTGGATGTGAAGAAGCTTGTGGAAAGGGCTGGGATAGTTAAAAAGCAGAGAGAGGATGTGGATGCATTGGAGATTGAAGTGAAGAGGCTAAGGGCGAGGCTAGCGGTTGCAGAGGTGGATCTAGAAGTAGCAAAAAGAGTCTTGGCAAAGGTAGAAGAAGGCTTCGGTGACACCGATATGAACAGGGAGTTAGGTTATGGGACGCATTGACCTCCTTACTTGAGAAACATCTCATTGATAATACAAGTGGTATGCAATATTTGCAACTCATTGCAAAATATAATGTATAATGTACTTGCATTTTAGTTGTGTTTATCGGTATTTTACGATATTTCAAGAGCTCAATATCGGGAGGTTCAACAAACCAAATAAAGTCCAACTCAACTCATTTACTAGCGCTAATTTTACCAATCTATGAGCTATACGACATCAGCTGAGAACTGATTCCTGGTGAGAACTAAGCTGAATCCTTATCTTGCGGCCAAAGCTTCAGGTAAAGTGCTAAATTCTTTTTGACTCCCGGTCTTGGTTTGTCCCGCTAACCAATTACGATGTGACCACGTACGGGAGTAGTAACATGGGAGAGCCTGCGCGAAAAAGCAACCACAAACCCAAAATATTTCGAATCACAGCGGAGGACCTCCCATCTCAACCGTTGCATTGGAGGCTCGGTCTCTATTCAATTTTAAACAACCAAAAGCCGGTTTAGACCAACTTGTCTAATTTATAACGACAAAATatagagtaaagtgaatagtaccaatattaactttttattgtaaaaatatggttttcgTTAAAGAGAATAGtatcgggagcttttcgttaaaattccctaaaataaaagcatttttttagtacaaaacCACATTTGCTCTCTGTTTCTTTTTCATTGTTGCTTATGGTTTGGTGCTCGTATCATTGGTAAACTCAAACGCGATCATAAGGTGAAGATTTTGATAGATAAAGCTAAAATAAGAAGATGTTAAAGTTGTATATATCCTCCCATTAAAGTAAAATATTTATGTCATATTTTTAAAGTATAATATCGttgtatcaaaaaaaaaaaaaaattaaaataaggaGACTTCATAGATATTATTACTATTTATTCAAAGGGAATTTATTACAAAATAAGTTATAATGGGATCCCTTCTCCCTGTCCCTGCCCATCCCTCAATACATAAGGCAATTATTATGTTTCACAACAACAAAACTGGTACAATGGCGGATAACATTTCCCTCCCTTAAAACCAACTCTCATGCAAAAGGCATTGCAATCAGGAAGATCTTCACATTTTCCCTGGCACTGTACATCGGCGCTTACtaaaaaacaattgaaaaatcGAAATAATTAACAGGAATTTAATTTGGTGCTTAAGAGAAGGAAAGTGCAAGAAATTTAGAGGTCAAACACATATATTGACTACATACCAAGTGAACAGAAGATGGCAATAACTACTGCAACGATTAAGTTCTTGGTAATGAGGGAGAGATAACCACAGGACATTTCTATTTACTTTCGATTTCAAATTATTGTAATGCTACATATGGCTCTGAGATGGTGATGATATTTATAGGATCAGGAGCAGACCTTAATCAAGAAACATAAAATTAGGTTCATTCATGCACACACAATATTAGGTTTTTGTTTCCATCCACAATTTTGCTTTCCATTCATAGTTTTGAATATTTAATGAGATTTGATAAATAAGGTTTTGAATCATTTGACATTAAAATCTTAGTAGAAAAGAATATTACTATACTGTGGTACTAAGTGGCAATTCTACTAAGATTTTAAATACAAATGATTCAAAACTTTATTTGTCAAATCTCGTTAATTATTCGAAGCTTTGGATTGGAAGGGAAATTAATTTTTAACCTAATATTATGTGTGCATGACCCCTAATATTATGTTTCTTAATTAATATCTG
This region of Malus domestica chromosome 07, GDT2T_hap1 genomic DNA includes:
- the LOC103438640 gene encoding MATH domain and coiled-coil domain-containing protein At3g58270-like: MEDKQQLAGELVTKSFTWTIKNVSKVKTQKHYSEVFFVGDWKWRILVYLKGNNVEQLSMYLEVVDASDLPYLWTRYAQFSLTVVNQLSSNMSITKETKHKFNASESDWGFTSFMPLSDFFDGEQFVCNDKCIIEAKVAVRKVDIKNFGDQGTDSSAPRESEPSSVDSVQFPLSLPVTTPTSEQVQANVKSEQVLAFQDAPSSGEVCIKPTDVLVNPSIVKGHEEVPPTPAGKLMDFRGLGKIEKAFVPLLEEVCLLHPSLIECQKKRSRTYIEWAFTALGRVLHFLKTTKVRDMTPDTSEHVQLLWEELETFKFDLGWLEPYVQAALDVKKLVERAGIVKKQREDVDALEIEVKRLRARLAVAEVDLEVAKRVLAKVEEGFGDTDMNRELGYGTH